The following coding sequences lie in one Peribacillus frigoritolerans genomic window:
- a CDS encoding ROK family protein → MKNAIGIDIGGTKIAAGIITESGELLKRVDVKSDPSDREKMFARVLEAVEQVLEKSSYSLDDIEGIGVGVPGKVDCENGVAIFQNNLPWKQFPITARLREQFGLEQISIDNDVYMAAFAEWKAAQVKRNETFVYVTISTGISCSIIQNGSFFRGAGFAGELGLIPVLSKADNKGIKRLEKVAAGPAIEKLAEKELQVENISTKEVFAGYANGTCEYRIIEDVTDNLAQGLYSISCLLDPHKMVFGGSVIVNNPFLLKLMKEKLKSYQLPEQQHILGQMSISTLKQDNGVVGAGLRVFERL, encoded by the coding sequence ATGAAAAATGCAATCGGCATTGACATTGGAGGGACAAAAATTGCAGCGGGTATCATTACGGAATCGGGAGAATTGCTGAAGCGCGTGGATGTAAAAAGTGATCCTTCAGATCGGGAAAAAATGTTTGCCAGAGTTTTAGAAGCAGTGGAACAAGTTCTTGAAAAATCATCTTATTCCCTAGATGACATAGAGGGCATCGGTGTGGGTGTACCAGGTAAAGTTGATTGTGAAAATGGCGTAGCTATTTTTCAAAATAATTTACCTTGGAAACAGTTCCCCATCACTGCCCGTTTACGGGAGCAATTCGGACTCGAACAAATTAGTATTGACAATGATGTTTATATGGCGGCATTTGCCGAGTGGAAGGCAGCTCAGGTAAAGCGGAACGAGACATTTGTCTATGTGACTATTAGTACCGGAATCTCCTGTTCCATCATTCAAAATGGTTCATTTTTCAGGGGGGCAGGATTCGCCGGGGAACTTGGGTTGATACCGGTACTTTCGAAGGCAGACAATAAGGGAATTAAGCGATTGGAAAAAGTGGCTGCTGGGCCTGCCATCGAAAAGTTGGCGGAAAAGGAATTGCAAGTTGAAAATATTTCCACTAAAGAAGTTTTTGCAGGCTATGCAAATGGGACATGTGAATATCGCATCATTGAAGATGTGACTGACAACTTAGCTCAAGGACTTTATTCGATTTCCTGTTTATTGGATCCACATAAAATGGTTTTCGGAGGCAGTGTCATCGTAAATAATCCTTTTCTGCTTAAGTTAATGAAAGAAAAGCTAAAAAGCTACCAATTACCTGAACAACAACATATTTTAGGGCAAATGAGCATCAGCACATTGAAGCAAGATAACGGCGTTGTTGGTGCAGGTTTACGAGTTTTCGAGAGATTATAA
- a CDS encoding carbohydrate ABC transporter permease, translated as MVMPFLWMILTSLKTYAESIHVPPVIIPKDFQWGNYIEVFGLLPFFKFMFNTFIITIVRTAGQLFLCSLAAYAFARIEFPGRNILFMLALSVLMVPGQVFLLPQYMIMVDLGWLNTLQAVIVPGLFSAFGTFLLRQFFMGLPKELEEAARLDGCNHFQIYWKVMLPLAKPGLIALGIFTTLWSWNELMWPMIVNSSPEAMTLSVGLSSLQGQYLTNYPILMAGSFLAILPMLILFIFLQKQFIEGIAVTGGK; from the coding sequence ATGGTCATGCCTTTTTTATGGATGATCTTAACATCATTAAAAACCTATGCTGAATCTATTCATGTTCCGCCTGTTATAATTCCTAAGGATTTCCAATGGGGGAACTATATAGAGGTTTTTGGACTTCTGCCTTTTTTCAAATTTATGTTTAATACCTTTATAATTACGATCGTCCGGACAGCAGGCCAGCTATTTTTGTGTTCGTTAGCCGCCTATGCATTCGCTCGAATTGAATTTCCAGGCAGGAACATTCTGTTCATGTTAGCTTTATCGGTATTAATGGTACCAGGGCAAGTGTTTTTACTCCCGCAATATATGATTATGGTGGATCTTGGCTGGTTAAATACATTACAGGCGGTAATAGTACCAGGTCTGTTTAGTGCATTCGGTACGTTCCTGTTAAGGCAATTCTTTATGGGACTTCCAAAAGAACTAGAAGAGGCAGCCAGACTTGATGGCTGTAACCATTTTCAAATTTACTGGAAAGTAATGCTTCCCCTCGCGAAACCTGGGTTGATTGCTTTGGGCATTTTCACTACTCTTTGGAGCTGGAATGAATTGATGTGGCCAATGATCGTAAATAGTTCTCCTGAAGCAATGACACTTTCTGTCGGATTGTCATCGCTTCAAGGTCAATATTTAACAAACTATCCTATACTTATGGCAGGCTCCTTTTTAGCGATACTGCCAATGCTGATTTTATTTATCTTCTTGCAAAAACAATTTATTGAAGGAATTGCAGTAACAGGCGGAAAATAA
- a CDS encoding carbohydrate ABC transporter permease, with protein MNTKAKLKVSNLTKTRKSSDFFWAYLMIAPTMLGLFIFYLWPIFQTLYFSFTEWGAFGQYEWTGLDNYKRMLEDTNLLKSFKNTGIYIIITVPIGIFFSIIIAVLLNQKIKGKSVYRTLYFLPVITMPAAIAMVWKWLYNSDYGLLNYLLSLFGIKGPQWVSDPKIALYSIIVVAIWSGIGYNMVIFLSGLQGIPKSYYEAAEMDGAGPISVFFKITLPLLSPVIFFVSITSLIGAFQVFDLIFMMIGKSSTALESTQSVVYLFYQHAFVLNDKGYAAAIAVLLLIVILIITAIQMVLQKKWVHYD; from the coding sequence GTGAATACGAAAGCAAAACTTAAGGTTTCCAACTTAACGAAGACAAGGAAAAGTTCAGACTTCTTTTGGGCTTATCTCATGATTGCCCCTACCATGCTCGGTTTGTTCATTTTTTACCTGTGGCCTATCTTTCAGACCTTATATTTTAGTTTCACCGAATGGGGAGCATTTGGTCAATATGAGTGGACGGGGTTAGATAACTATAAGCGGATGCTTGAGGATACTAACCTTTTGAAATCATTTAAGAATACTGGGATTTATATTATTATCACTGTGCCAATCGGGATTTTCTTCTCTATTATAATAGCGGTACTCCTAAACCAGAAAATTAAAGGGAAATCCGTTTATCGCACATTATATTTCTTACCCGTAATTACAATGCCTGCAGCCATCGCAATGGTTTGGAAATGGCTTTATAATTCTGATTACGGACTGCTAAACTATCTTTTGTCTTTATTTGGGATCAAGGGTCCACAGTGGGTAAGTGATCCGAAAATTGCCTTATATTCGATTATTGTGGTAGCAATCTGGAGTGGAATTGGTTATAATATGGTCATTTTCCTTTCCGGACTTCAAGGAATTCCAAAGTCCTATTATGAAGCGGCGGAAATGGATGGAGCAGGGCCGATCAGTGTGTTCTTTAAAATTACACTGCCACTGCTCTCTCCTGTTATTTTCTTTGTAAGCATCACTTCTCTAATTGGTGCTTTTCAGGTGTTTGATTTAATTTTCATGATGATTGGAAAAAGTAGTACAGCCTTGGAAAGCACTCAATCGGTTGTTTATTTATTCTATCAGCACGCTTTCGTTTTAAACGATAAGGGATATGCAGCAGCAATCGCTGTTCTACTATTAATAGTTATCCTAATTATCACTGCAATCCAAATGGTCTTACAAAAAAAATGGGTTCATTATGACTAA
- a CDS encoding ABC transporter substrate-binding protein → MKKWLIMLLTTILGLIGLAGCSNDDTASGDGKVEITYGFWDKKQVTAIDEVIKLFNEKYPDIKVKTEMTPYGQYFQKLETAATGAALPDVMWMNGAHVEKYAEGKVILPLTDLAKKENYDLDNYPKSLIDLYTVKGEIFGIPKDFDTTGLWYNKKIFDEAGVPYPDDTWDWSKLKEVAKKLTDKDKGIWGYAALMGNQGGYYDFIWQNGGYIISDDGKSVGFDQPEAIDALNYNISFIKEGLSPTQAQMTETAASELFSSGKVAMMFDGPWMVQEYKNNPDINVAVVPKGKQRAVAIHGLANVIAANTKHKDASWKFVQFLGSKEAADIFAKTGTVIPAYNDTQDAWIQAVPNINLQAFIDGVDYSVPLPSVIRTGEIWQYETDVLKKAWSEEESVDDAVRELTEKANEALSK, encoded by the coding sequence ATGAAAAAATGGCTAATAATGCTTTTAACCACAATTTTAGGATTAATAGGATTAGCTGGATGTAGTAATGATGACACTGCATCAGGGGACGGAAAGGTTGAAATTACTTATGGATTTTGGGATAAGAAGCAAGTCACTGCCATTGATGAAGTCATCAAATTATTTAACGAAAAATATCCGGACATTAAAGTAAAAACGGAGATGACTCCTTATGGCCAGTATTTTCAAAAACTTGAAACTGCTGCAACTGGGGCGGCGTTGCCAGATGTTATGTGGATGAATGGTGCCCATGTTGAGAAATATGCAGAAGGAAAGGTAATCCTCCCACTTACTGACCTTGCAAAAAAAGAAAACTATGACTTAGATAATTATCCGAAATCTTTAATTGACCTTTATACCGTAAAAGGAGAAATATTCGGTATTCCAAAAGACTTTGATACAACGGGCTTATGGTATAACAAAAAAATCTTTGATGAAGCAGGTGTACCATATCCAGATGACACTTGGGATTGGAGTAAGTTAAAGGAAGTCGCTAAAAAACTGACAGATAAAGACAAAGGTATTTGGGGCTATGCTGCATTAATGGGCAACCAAGGTGGCTATTATGATTTTATCTGGCAAAATGGCGGTTATATTATTTCTGACGATGGTAAGTCTGTAGGTTTTGATCAGCCGGAGGCCATTGATGCGCTTAATTATAATATTAGTTTCATTAAGGAGGGATTATCTCCAACACAGGCTCAAATGACAGAAACAGCCGCTTCTGAATTATTCTCTTCAGGAAAAGTAGCGATGATGTTTGATGGTCCTTGGATGGTACAAGAGTATAAGAATAATCCTGATATAAATGTTGCTGTAGTACCAAAAGGAAAACAGCGCGCGGTTGCCATTCATGGGCTAGCCAATGTTATTGCGGCTAACACAAAGCATAAAGACGCTTCATGGAAGTTTGTCCAGTTCCTAGGATCTAAAGAAGCCGCAGATATATTTGCGAAAACAGGGACGGTTATTCCAGCTTATAATGATACACAGGATGCTTGGATACAAGCCGTTCCAAATATAAATCTTCAGGCCTTTATTGATGGTGTCGATTATTCTGTTCCACTGCCTAGTGTTATAAGGACAGGAGAAATTTGGCAGTATGAAACGGACGTTCTTAAAAAGGCTTGGAGTGAAGAAGAAAGTGTGGACGACGCTGTAAGAGAGTTAACAGAAAAGGCAAATGAGGCGCTATCCAAGTAG